Part of the Micromonospora rhizosphaerae genome is shown below.
TCAAGGTCCAGGCGCAGCTCGGCGGCGATCGAGTGGTCGGGGCGGAAGCCGGTGGCGGCGACGATCCGGTCAACGGTGACGGACTCGTCCGTGCCGTCGGCGTGGCGGACGACCACGGCGACCCGGCCGTCGGTCGGGGTGAGCGCGTGCACGGAGAAGCCGGTGAGCAGCCGGATCCGGCTGGCTTCCACGTGTTCGCGCAGCCGGGAGCCGAGCGCCCCGCGGGCGGGCAGCGCGTCGGCGTCGCCACCGCCGTAGGTGCGGGCCGGACTCGCGGAGCGGATCGCCCAGGTCACCTCCGTGCCCGGCTCCGCGGCCGCCAGCTCAGCCAGGGAGAGCAGCGTGTTCGCCGCCGAGTGGCCGGCGCCGACGACGAGGGTGTGCCGGCCGGCGAAGCGGTCCCGGTCCGCGCCGAGCACGTCCGGCAGCGCGTGATCCAGGAAGGCGGCCACGTTCTTCTCGCCCCGGGCGGGCAGGCCCGAGGCGCCGAGCACGTTAGGAGTGCCCCAGGTGCCGGAGGCGTCAATAACCGCGCGGGCCAGCAGCTCGTCACCGTCGACGAGGCGGATCAGGAACGGGGCCTGCTCGCGGCCCGCAGTGCGCAGCCGGTCCAGGCCGAGGCGGCTGATCGCCTCCACCCGCGCGCCGTAGCGCAGGTGAGGCTTGAGCTGCGGCAGCTCCGCGAGGGGCTGGAGGTAGTCCGCGACCAGCTCCGCGCCGCTGGGCAGCGCGTCCTCGGCCGGGGCGACCCAGCCGGCGTCGTCGAGCAGCCGGCGGGCGGCCGGGTCGACGTTGTAGCGCCACGGGGAGAACACCCGCACGTGCCCCCACTGCCGCACCGCCGCGCCAGCGGTGTCGCCGGCCTCCAGAACGAGGAAGGGCAGGCCACGCTCGTGCAGGTGGGCGGCGGCAGCGAGACCCACTGGGCCGGCGCCGATCACCACGACGGGCAGCTCGTTCATGACGCTCATCGGAAAACTCCTCTGTGTTGAAAACTGTCGAATCAAGAAGGCGCAGTTGTGCTGGGGCGGGCGGAGCTGAAGGGGTTCAGGTGATGACGGAGCTGCGTCGCTCGAGCAGGATGACGTCGCGCCACCGCCCGTAGTGCCGGCCGACCCGCTCGCGGGTGCCGATGACGCGGAACCCGGCCCGCTGGTGCAGGGTGAGACTGGCGGTGTTCTCCGGGAAGACGCCGGATTGGATGGTCCAGATGCCGGCGGCCTCGGTGGAGGCTATCAGCGCGTCCAGCAGCAGCCGGGCCACCCCTCGGCCCTGTGCGGCGGTGTCGACGTAGACGGAGTGCTCGACCACCCCGGCGTAGACCGCACGGCTCGACGTCGGCGACACCGCCACCCACCCGACCACGATGTCGTCCGCGTCGACGGCCACAAGGCGGTGGTCAGGCAGCTTGCCCTGGTCGAATGCCGCCCAGGTCGCGGTGGTCTCGAAGCTGGCGTCGCCGCCGTCCAGGCCGGCCTGGTAGATGGCGAGGACACGATCGGCGTCGTCCGAGGTCATCGGGCGGACGGTGATGTCGGCCATCAGCAGGCTCCGATCGGGCTGGGGGCCGGGCGGCCCATGACGACGTCGGCGGCGGACGGGAAGCAGCCGACGCAGGCGTCGTTGATGCGGTAGTGCCGGGCGGTGCCGACCGGCTCGACGAGCACGAACCGCACCTCGGTGAGGATCTTCAGGTGTTGGGAGACAGTGGACTGGGCCAGGCCGACGGCGGCGACGATCTCCCCCACGCTCATCGGCCGGGCGTGCCGGGCCAGGTACTCCACGATCTGCACCCGGCTCGGGTCCGCGAGGGCCCGGAACCACGAGGCGTAGGTCTGCGCGGTATCCCGGTCGAGGAGGTCGTCCACCACCACTCCCTCTATCGTCTATCGCCGATTGGCGATGAAAGCCTAGCAGGTGCCGCCCCGGTGAGGTGGGCGGTCGCGACTACGAGGCGGGCGAGCGCGGCCAGGGTGGCCGGGTCGACCTTGTCAGGGGTGTCGGCGGGGCTGTGGTAACCGCCCATCCCGGCACCGATCCCAACCGCGGCGAAACCGGCACCGCCGTAGCGACGGTTGTCCGACGCCACCGGTGCCGCCGTCAGGGGGACGCCGGTGTGCCGTCCGGCCTGGTCGAGCAACGCGAGCAGGCGGTGGGCGGGCCCGCCGGCCTCCACCGCCGCCGCCCCGTCGAGGCGGCCGGCGCCGTCGACGTTGATGACCAGCGGCGCGGCCCCTTCGGCGCGGAGTTGGGTGGCGTGGTGGCCGGAGCCGAGCGCGCCCACCTCCTCCCCGTCGAGCAGGGTGACAGACAGTCCCACCCCGGCGGGCAGTGCGGTGGTGAGAATGCGGGCGGCTTCAAGGACCACGGCGACGCCGGTGGCATTGTCCGAAGCGCCAGGCAGGCGGAGCCCGGGGTGATCGCCGACGCCGTCGTAGTGCGCCGTCAACAGCAGGACGACGCCACCAGGGGCAGGCTGCCCGAGCTGGGCGTGGATGTTGGTGCCGGTGACGTCGTCACGCCGCAGCGGCGTCGCCCCGTCCAGCCAGCCGCCGCCTGCAACTGCGGCGACCAGGACGGCGTGGTGGGTGTCCGGGTCCAGGGTCAACACCGGCAGCGGCCCGGGATCCGGGCCGGCGAGCATGGTGAACTGCCAGCCCTCGGCGTCGACCGGGCGGCGGACCAGTAGCCCGGCGGCGCCGTGGGTGTCGCGGTAGGCGTCGAACAGGCTCATCTCGGCCGGCACGACCAGCCACCGCCCCGCCGGGTCATCGCTGCCGGCGACACCGAGGGCGCCGCGACGGATGTCGGACGTGTCAGCGGAGGCAGGGTGGATTGCGACCTGCCGCCCGAAAACCAGCGGGGCGGTGCCGCTCCGGTCGCCCCAGGTGACCGTCGGCGCTTCATACACCTGCGGCACGGCGCGGACCGGGAACTCCTCAGTGCGGACGTCGGCGCCGAGGGCGGTGAGCTGGTCGACGAGCCAGGCGCGGGCCGCCACCCCGCCGGCCGAGCCGACACGCCGCCCCGCCATAGGATCGGAGGCGAGGGTGGCGATGGTGGCGGTCATCCGGTCGGCGCTGACCTGGTTGAGCAGGTCAGCGAGGTCGGTGGGGGCGGTCATGAGCAGCAGCCCTGCCCGGTGGCGATGGCGTCGGCCTTGGCCTGCGTGCCGCAGCACGAGTCAGCCGCCTGCGCGGCCTGCCGCGTGCCGCAGCACGTGTCTGCGCCGGAGCTGGCGCTCTCGCCAGCGGGCGGGAGGATCCCGCCGACAGCTTGGGCGGGGCTGCCGCAGCAGGCGCCGGAGCCGATGACCTGCAGCGCGGCGACGGGGTCGCCGGAGAAGCCGCCGGCGCCGGCGGTGTTCTGGCTCATCTTGGCTCCTCTCCTCAGCGGGGGCTGGTCAGCGTGTAAGCGGTGGTGCGGGCACGGTCGAGGCGGCGCTCAGCGCGCTGGGCGGCGGTGGACACCTGGGCGCAGGAGTCGCAGAACCGGACACCCGGCAGCGGTGTGCGAGGGCGGCGGGTGAAGCCGAACATCGTGAGACCTCTTTTCCTCCGGACGTCTGTCTTGACGCCCGTCGAATCAGAGAGTTGCACGTTGATTAGAGGGATGTCAACCTAGAGGCATGTCAAAGCAAGAGGCACCCCTCGCCGTCATCGATCTCAACGCCGACGCGCCGTGCTGCCCACCGCTGGCGCAGCGCCGGGTCCCGGCCGAGACGGCCGCGGTGCTCGCGCCCGCGTTCAAGGCGCTCGGCGACCCGGTACGGCTGCAGTTGATGTCGATGATCGCCTCCGCCGAGGGCGGGGAGGCGTGCGTGTGCGACCTGACGCCGGCGTTCGACCTGACCGGGCCGACGATCTCGCACCACCTCAAGACGCTGCGCGAAGCGGGCCTGGTGGATGCCGATCGGCGGGGCACGTGGGTCTACTACCGCGCCCGCCCGGGAATCCTGCGCCAGCTCGCCGCCCTGCTGTCGGTCGAGCCCGCCCCCTCGTCGCAGGCGTAAGCCGCCGGGCAAACCCCGTGCCTACCAGCGCCGATCGCGAAACGCGATCAGCGTTGAGCGCCGGATCCCAAGTGCGAGGCGACGTCCGCCTTCCGCTGCCGGCGCTGGCGAGGCCGTCTGGACACATGAGCGGCGAGGGCAGTCATGACGTGCGCGGCGTCGCGACCGACGCCGCGCAGGGTGTTCGAAGCGAAGGATCGCTGGAACTCCAACCCGAGATAGACCAGCCCCGGGTGGGTGGTGGAGATCCCGCCCACCTGCCGGGGCGCGCCATGGTCGAGGGCGCCGAGGGGCTTGAGGTAGGCAACGTCCGGGCGGTAGCCGGTGGCGAAGATGACCGCGTCGACCGGCTCGGGCGTGCCGTCGGCCCAGCTGACGCCGTCAGGGGTGAAGGCGGTGAACATGTCCCGCCGGGAGAGCAGCCCGGAGGCGAGGGCGTCGCGGTAGACGCCGGTGTCGAGCACGGTGGCGTGTCGGACAAGACGGGTAAGGACCCGGCGTGGCAGGCGGTCCGCGCCGGTGACCCGCAGCCAGTGGTGGAGGTCCCGCCCGCCGAGGCGTTGGGGCAGGAAGCGCACGGGTTCCCGGGTGGCGAGCGTGACCCGTGCGTGGGCCGCGATCTCGTAGGCGACCTGGACGGCGGAGTTGCCGGCGCCAACGACGACCACTCGCTTGCCCGCGTACGCCTCCGGCTGGCGGTAGTGGGCGACGTGCCGGAGATCCCCGGCATAGTCGTCCTGGCCGGGGAGTGTCGGCAGGTACGGGTTGCCGAAGGATCCGCTGGCGGCGACGACGCCGACCGCGCCCAGCTCGTCGCCGGCGTCGGTGTGGACGAGGTATCCCCCGTCGCGGCGAGGGCGCACGGCGGTGACGCGGCTGCGGGTGCGGATGTCGACGTCCACGGTCTGCGCGTACCGGCGCAGGTACGCCGTGACCTCGTCGCGGCGGGGGTAGCGGTCCGGGTCGCCGTCGAAGGGCATGCCGGGCAGGGCGCTGTAACGCGCAGGCGAGAAGAGGGTGAGGCTGTCGTAGTAGTCGGGCCAGGAGCCGACGGGCTCGCTGCCCGCCTCCAGGACGACGGGCCGCAGGCCCGCGGTCAGGGCGGCTCGGGCGGCGGCGAGGCCTGACTGGCCACCGCCGATGATGATCACTGGCTCGGATGTCATGGGACGATCATATCGTCGTTTTGTTGAATGACAATATGATGATGGTGGGGGAAGGTAGGGCCATGAGCGACGCCACAGCCGGACAGCCCATAGGGGCATCCCCGCCCGCGCGCGCGGGCGGAGTCCCGGTGGGCCTGGCGCCGCAGACGCAGGAGTTCCTCAAGGCCCTGGGCAGCCCCACCAGGCAGCGGATCATGATGCTGTTCGCGCAGGGCGCTGAGCTGTCGGTGGGCGAGGTGGCCGAGCGGACGGGCATCAGCCAGGCCACGGCGTCGCAGCAGTTGACGCTGCTGCGACGCGGGCGGGTGGTCACCTCCCGTCGCGACGGGAAGACCGTGTACTACCGGGCCGATCGGGGCGGTGCGCTCGCCGCCCTCGCCGAGCTGCAGTCTTACCTGGCGACCTGCTGCTGACCAGCTCGCCCACCGGCGACCCGGCGTTTTAGCGCCGTCCACCCGGAAGCTGCGCAGTCCCCCGACCCGCATAACGAACCTGCAGGCATGACAGGTTAGGTGTGGAGTGTGATGGTGCCGGCTGTTCCGTCGACGGTTACGAGCTGCCCGGGGCGCAGTCGTTGGGTGGCGTCGCCGGTGCCGACGACGGCGGGGATGCCGTACTCACGGGCCACCAGGGAGGCGTGTGCGGCTAGGGTGCCGCCGTCGGTGACCACTGCGGCGGCGCGCGAGAACAACGGCGTCCATGCCGGGGCGGTGGCCTTCGCGACGAGCACTTGACCATCGGCGAAGCCGTCGAAGTCCTCCGGTCCGTGCACGATGGCGACTTCGCCGGTGGCTCGGCCGGCCGAGGCGGGATGCCCGACGATGGCGCCCTCGGCGGTCTCCGTGGTGCCACGGGCCTGTTGCACCGCGCGTTCGATGACGTCGCCGATCAGTCGCGCGGGACGGCCGAGGGTCAACGGCGCGGTCAGGCGGCGTTGGCGCTGCCAGAGCGCGCGCCGCTCTGCGGCCTTGGCGCTGAGCTGTCCGGGGTCGCCGGCGATCGCCGTGGTCATTTCGTCGCGGTTGCAGAAGTGGATGTCGTCGGGCTGCTCGATCGCCCCCAGGTCGGCCAGGTGCCGCCCGAGGCGGGCGGTGCAGGCCCGCAGGACGGGCCAGGCGAGGGTGAACTCGCGCGCCTGCTCCTCGCGGATGACGGCGTAGCGCTGGTTGACCTTTAGCAGCCGGTCGAAGTCAGCCAGCAGCCGCGGGCGGTCGGCCAGCGCCGCTCGGCAGCGTTGTTCGGCAACCACGCGCTGTTCGGCTAGTGAGCGGTAGCGGTCGCCGGCTCGGGGTGGTTGGCCGGTGGCTAGTTCTCCGGCGACCGGGTGATACCAATCGATGCTCTGTACGGCGTGCGCGCCGGGCACCGGCTGGGCGCCGGGGAGTCCGCGCAGCAGCACCTGCGCGCCGCCCTCATCGTCGGGTAGCACGTCGATGAGATGCCGGCGGACGAAGCGAGTCAGGCAGGCTTCCATCTTCCACGCCGACCCGCCGACGATCGCCAGATACCAGAGGTAGATCCCGGCTTCTTGCCCGAGTGCGTCGACGAGCTCGGCCAGTCGCCGCGGTGATGCCGTGTCGACCTGCGCCTCTGCGGTGGCCACAACGCGTCGATAGCCGGGCAGTTGTTGTTCACGCCAGGTCCGCTCCAGTTCGGACAGCACGACGCGGTCGGCGGCATCCGGGTCATAGCTGACCCGGATCAACGCGTTGAGCAGGATCTTGACCGCCCGAGTGCGGCCCTGCCACAGCACGCCGGCCAACAGTTTCGATGACGGGATCGGCGTGGCGTTGTAGTACCAGCCGTTGACCAGCGCGTACCGGAACGGCACTCGCACCCCGACGCTGCCGTACATCCCATCGAGATACCCGTCCTCGAGCACCGGCAGCAGCCAGCTGGCAAACAGCGGAGTGACCGCCTCGGGGAGCCATTCCCCGAGCCGGAAGTTGCGCATCCACAACCCCGGCCCCGGCGCCGTCCACGACACCGGCTCCGGCACCGCGGTCATCGGCCGGGCCTGCAGCAGCCACAGCTGGCCCGCCCGGTCGATGGCCCACTCCACGTCCTGCGGGCGGCCGTCGTACCGGTCGGCGATCCGGCACGACAGCTCCGCGACCGCGTCGGCCTGGCCGTCGGCGAGGACCCGTCCACCGCCGGGGCCGGACCGGGTCATCGCGGTGCGGCTCGCGGTGACCGTCCACTCTTCGCCGGTCGTCTCACCCGACACCAGCGGATCCCCCAACCCCGCGACGGCGGCCACTATCGTCTGATCGCGGTCGCCGGTGACCGGATGCGCGGTGAAGGCCACCCCGGCCGCAACTGGGTCCACCATCACCTGCACTAGCACCGCCATCGCCGCCGTCGCCCCGCCGTGGCGCTGGTGGTAGGCGGTGACCCGCTCGCTGCCGGCCGCGGCGAAGCATCGCCGCACCGCCTCACCCAGCCCGTCGGCCGGCACGTTCAGGTACGTCTCGTACAGGCCGGCGTAGGAGGCATCCGGTAGATCCTCGGCCGCTCCCGACGAACGCACCGCGAACCGGTTCCCGCCCAAGCCCTCGACGCCGGCCGCAAGCCGTCCATCCAACTGCGGGTCGTCGAGGGCTGCGGCGGTGACCACGATGCCGGGCGGCACCGGGAACCCGGCCGCGGTCAGGTCCGCCAGCACGGCCGCCTTCCCACCGATGACCGCCCGGTCGACCGGGCTCGCCTGCGCCAGGTCCACGACCGTCAGGTTGGAGTCCATCACCCACCACCATATGTAGCATTGCAAAGTATTGTGACGCTACAGTAGATGCGCTGGGACACAACCGGCAAGAAGGAGCCACAGGTGTTGCCGATGCGACCGGAACTACTCAAGGGCCATCTCGACGCGTTGCTGCTCGCGGTCCTGGAACCCGGGCCACAGCACGGCTACGCCGTCATCGAAGCCCTGCGAGCCAGCAGCGACGGGGCACTGGACCTGCCGACCGGCACCGTCTACCCGGCGCTGCACCGCCTCGAACGCGCAGGCCTGATCGCCAGCGACTGGCAGACCGTCGGCGGCCGCCGCCGCCGTGCCTACCACCTCACCCCCGCCGGCCACGCCGCGCTCGGTGAGCAGCGGGCAGTCTGGGACCACTTCTCCACCGCCGTCACCGCCGTCTTGGGTAGGCGGGCATGGCCAGCGACCGCCTGACCGCCCGAGCCGGCGAGGCACGCCTGGAGGCATACCTGAGCGACCTCGCCGCGCGGCTGCATGGACCGCGCCGGCGCCGTGAGCAGATCCTCGCCGAGCTGCGCGACGGGCTCGAGAACGCCATCAGCGACCACACCACCGCCGGCCTACCCGAAGACGACGCGGTCACCGCCGCGATCACCCAGTTCGGCACCCCACAAGCGGTCGCCGACGCCTTCGCCGGGGAACTAGCCACCGCCTATGCCCGACGCACCATCGCCTGGTACATCGCCACCGGACCCCTCGTGGGCATCTGGTGGCTCCTGCTACTACAGCCCCACCCCTGGCGCACCGGCCTCATCGCCCTGCTGGCCGCGATCCCCGCCATCCCACTGATCATCATCGCGATCGCCACCGCCGCCGGAACCATCGCCACCACCGGACGTCTCATGCGCTGGCTACCCGAAGCCAGCCCCCGAAACGCACTCGCCGCCACCATCGCCATCGCCGCCCTCGCGCTCGCCGGGGACATCACGGTGATCGCGGCCTACGTCCGGTCAGACAATCCGGGGCAGTCACTCGCCGTCTTCGCCATCGCCGCCAGCCTCACTCGCATCGCCTGCAGCCTGGTCACGATGCGCCACGCCACAGCCATCCCCACCTCGCCGCGCTCCTGACCGTCGAACCCACCCGCCGGCTGAGCCCGCCAAGCACCCCCAGGCACTGTCCGTACTCCCATTTGACGAACGGCATATCGCTCAGCGATAGTTGACTCAATGAACGCTGAGCTTGCTTCTCTTTCGGGGCGCGCCCGGATCCACGCCGCGCTCGGCGACCCGGCGCGCCTGGCGATCGTGGACGCGCTCACCCTGGGCGACGCCTCCCCCGGGGAGATCGCCCACGACCTGGGCATGCCGACCAACCTGGTCGCCCATCACGTCAAGGTCCTCACCGAGGCCGGCCTGGTCGTTCGCGGCCGGTCCGAGGGCGACCGCCGCCGCACCTACCTGCGGCTGCGGCCCGAGGCCCTAGCCACGCTGACCCCGCCGCCGCTGGCCGGGGTGGGCCGGGTGGTGTTCGTGTGCACCCGCAACTCCGCCCGCTCGCAGCTCGCCGCCGCCCTCTGGTCCAACCGCACGCACACTGCGGCGGCGTCGGCCGGCACGAAGCCCGCCCGGCAGGTTCATCCTCGCGCCGTCGCGGTTGCCCAACGGCACGGCCTCGACCTGATTTCGACCGGCACCGCGCACGTTGCGGACATCGTACGCGACGACGACCTGCTGATCGCTGTTTGCGACAACGCCCACGAGGAACTCACCGGGCCGGTCCGGCCCCGGCTGCACTGGTCGGTGCCCGATCCGGTCCGCGTCGACACCGACGCGGCGTTCGAGGCCGCGTTCGCCGACCTCGCCGCCCGCGTCGACCGCGTCGCCCCCGTCATCACCCCCGCCATGAGTTCGGGAGACGGCCGTGAGTGACATGAACCCCTTACGTGCGCGAATACCCAGCTGAACGTCCCGTCAGCCGGTAAACCGACCTGAGCGGCTCCGCAGCCACAGCACAACACCATGGGAGAGAACAGACTGATGACCATCGCACTCCGGCGGCGCCTGCTGGCCGAGTTCATCGGCACGGCCCTGCTGGTCGCCGCCGTCGTGGGCTCCGGCATCATGGCCGCCACGCTCTCCCCCGGCGACGTCGGGCTCCAGCTGCTGGAGAACTCGATCGCCACCGCGCTCGCGCTCGGCGCGCTGATTCTGATCTTCGGCCCGGTCTCCGGCGCCCACTTCAACCCCGTTGTCTCGGCCGCCGACTGGTTCCTCGGCCGCCGCGCCGGCACCGGTCTCACCGCCAGGGACCTCAGCGGCTACGTCGTCGCCCAGATCGCCGGCGCGATCGGCGGGTCGATGCTGACGAACCTGATGTTCGATCTATCCGCCGTGACCTGGTCGAGCAAGGACCGGGCCGCCGGGCATCTCTGGCTCGGTGAGGTCGTCGCCACCACCGGCCTGATCCTGCTGATCTTCGCTCTCGCCCGCTCCGGCCGCGCCCCGGTCGCCCCCGCCGCAGTCGGCGCGTACATCGGCGCGGCGTACTGGTTCACCTCGTCGACCTCGTTCGCCAACCCCGCGGTGACCATCGGCCGGGCTTTCACCGACACCTTCGCCGGCATCGCCCCCGCCTCCGTCCCCGGCTTCGTCGTCGCCCAGGTGGTCGGACTGGCCGTCGGCGTCGGCCTGCTCGCCGCGCTCTACCCCGACGCCGGGCAGGCCGCCGACCAGGTCGTCGTTCCCTCCGACGAGCGTGACCCGGCCCTGGACCGCCGCCCATGACCGTCCCCGGCCCTGAGCACGGTGAAGCGGACAAGCCTTACCGCAACCTGCTCAACCCGCCGCGTCCCGCCGGCCGCTACCGGCTGCTCGACCGCAACAGCGACCCCCACCGGTCCCTGCCTGTGCCGCGCCCCGAGGCGCCAGTGAACGGGCCCTACGACCTGTACTCCAAGGAAGGCACCTGATGTCCAAGCCCAGCGTCCTGTTCGTCTGCGTCCACAACGCCGGCCGCTCCCAAATGGCCGCCGGCTGGCTTCGCCACCTCGCCGGCGACACCGTCGAGGTCCGCTCCGCCGGCTCCGAGCCCGCCGACCAGATCAACCCCGTCGCCGTCGAGGCCATGTGCGAGATCGGGATCGACATCACGGCCAACAAGCCGAAGATCCTCGACTACGCCACTGCCGAGGCCTCCGACGTCATCATCACGATGGGCTGCGGCGACGTCTGCCCCGCGTTCCCGGGCAGGCGGTACGAGGACTGGAAGCTCGAAGACCCCGCCGGCAAGGGCATCGAGGCCGTCCGCCCGATCCGCGACGAGATCCGCAGCCGGGTGGAGAAGCTGCTCGCCGAGCTGCGCCCCGCCTGAGCCCACCCCGCGCGCCGCCCCCGGTCACCAGCGGCGGGCAGCGCGAGCCCGACTCATCCACGTCCAGCCAGACCAACATGGCACGGGGGCTGGAGCGGCGGTGCCGCTCCAGCCCCCGTGACGAGCCGTGTCTACCGTACGGTCAGCGGCACCTCGATCTTGTCGATGTCGGGTGAGTAGACGGGGGTCGTGCTGTCGATCTCGATCGTGTTGGCGCCGACATGCAGTTGCATGGCTACGGTCAGCGTGGCCGGGATGTCCCAACCACCACTCGGTGGGAAGGCCAGGGTGACCGCGTTCTGGCCGTTGGCCGAGATGGTCGCCGAGCGCGGATCGTTCGTGGTGTAGCGGATGTTCACCTGGTAGGTGCCGGTCTTCGGCACGGTGACGCCATTGATGCGCAGTGCGCCGCCGTTGTAGAGGTTGCCAGCCTTCGCGCCGCCGGAGCAGTTGGCGCAGCCGGCGACCGAGGCGCCGCGTACGAGGGTGTTCGTGCTGGCCTCCGCCTCGTAGCTGGCCATCTTGACGGCTCCGTCCTTGGGCGTGACCTTGAACAGGCGGGAGCCGTGCGACGGCAGGGTCGCGGAGATGCTGCCGTCGTAGCCGCCGAGCTCCTTGTGCTGCCACAGGTCGCGCACGGCGGCCTTGCCGCCGAAGCCGAAGCTGCTCCAGTTCGCGGTCACCTGTGCCGGGAAGCTGCCCATGTTGAACAGCGCGATCGTGTACGTGCCGTCGACGTTCTTCATGCCCCAGACCTGCGCGGAGCCGGTGGGCGTCACCGGGCGGGCCGGGATGCCCTGCTGGTCGACCGCGATCACCTCGCGGTTCGTGAGCAGGGAGAGGCCGTAGGCATCGAGCTTGGTGAGGTCGTCACCGGCGTAGAGCGGGGCCGCCGAGATCGCCCACAGCGTCATGTAGCTTTGCCGCTCGTCCTCGGTGAGGCCGTCCATCTCGCCGTTGCCGACGTTGAGCGAGTCGAGGTTGTTCCAGCCGCCGGGGCCGGCCCAGGGCGTCCAGCCGGGTACGTCGTCCCACCGGATCTTGACGGAGTTGTTCCAGGTGACCAGGGTGTCGCAGTAGCACTCCACATCGGTGTCGATCCGCCAGCCGTTCGAGTACCGCTTCCAGTCGGCGGCGTAGTTGCGGTCCAGCGACCAGGACAGGAGAAACTCAATCGGGCGTCCGGTCTTGGCGATGGCCGCCTGCCAGGCGGCGACGTCGGGGATGTTGTTGTAGTTCTCGCCGCCGCGGAAGGAGCCTGGGCCGACGCCGTCGAACTTGAGGAAGTCGTAGCCCCAGTCGGCGATCAGCTGTGCCTGCGAGTCGATGTACTTCTGGGCGCAGGGCTTCGAGAAATCGATCTTGTACGCGCCGTCCCAACCATTCGTCGTACGCAGGTCCGGGTAGACGATGTCGGCGGTGGTGCAGCCCGAAGCGTTCCAGATCGGCACCGCGCCGTTGCCGTACACGGGCTTGTTCAGCCCGACGGTGAGGTAGATGCCGGCCTTGAGGCCCTTGGCGTG
Proteins encoded:
- a CDS encoding FAD-dependent oxidoreductase; the protein is MSVMNELPVVVIGAGPVGLAAAAHLHERGLPFLVLEAGDTAGAAVRQWGHVRVFSPWRYNVDPAARRLLDDAGWVAPAEDALPSGAELVADYLQPLAELPQLKPHLRYGARVEAISRLGLDRLRTAGREQAPFLIRLVDGDELLARAVIDASGTWGTPNVLGASGLPARGEKNVAAFLDHALPDVLGADRDRFAGRHTLVVGAGHSAANTLLSLAELAAAEPGTEVTWAIRSASPARTYGGGDADALPARGALGSRLREHVEASRIRLLTGFSVHALTPTDGRVAVVVRHADGTDESVTVDRIVAATGFRPDHSIAAELRLDLDPVMGATRALAPLIDPNEHSCGTVPPHGVDELAHPEVGYYAVGMKSYGRAPTFLMATGYEQVRSVVAALAGDWQAARDVQLDLPETGVCNSNPADSTGTDSCCGPAPAETAGKGLATGISGGLLSAPLNLISLDVAPAGDQTGGCCGS
- a CDS encoding GNAT family N-acetyltransferase, encoding MADITVRPMTSDDADRVLAIYQAGLDGGDASFETTATWAAFDQGKLPDHRLVAVDADDIVVGWVAVSPTSSRAVYAGVVEHSVYVDTAAQGRGVARLLLDALIASTEAAGIWTIQSGVFPENTASLTLHQRAGFRVIGTRERVGRHYGRWRDVILLERRSSVIT
- a CDS encoding ArsR/SmtB family transcription factor codes for the protein MDDLLDRDTAQTYASWFRALADPSRVQIVEYLARHARPMSVGEIVAAVGLAQSTVSQHLKILTEVRFVLVEPVGTARHYRINDACVGCFPSAADVVMGRPAPSPIGAC
- a CDS encoding M28 family metallopeptidase yields the protein MTAPTDLADLLNQVSADRMTATIATLASDPMAGRRVGSAGGVAARAWLVDQLTALGADVRTEEFPVRAVPQVYEAPTVTWGDRSGTAPLVFGRQVAIHPASADTSDIRRGALGVAGSDDPAGRWLVVPAEMSLFDAYRDTHGAAGLLVRRPVDAEGWQFTMLAGPDPGPLPVLTLDPDTHHAVLVAAVAGGGWLDGATPLRRDDVTGTNIHAQLGQPAPGGVVLLLTAHYDGVGDHPGLRLPGASDNATGVAVVLEAARILTTALPAGVGLSVTLLDGEEVGALGSGHHATQLRAEGAAPLVINVDGAGRLDGAAAVEAGGPAHRLLALLDQAGRHTGVPLTAAPVASDNRRYGGAGFAAVGIGAGMGGYHSPADTPDKVDPATLAALARLVVATAHLTGAAPARLSSPIGDRR
- a CDS encoding ArsR/SmtB family transcription factor yields the protein MSKQEAPLAVIDLNADAPCCPPLAQRRVPAETAAVLAPAFKALGDPVRLQLMSMIASAEGGEACVCDLTPAFDLTGPTISHHLKTLREAGLVDADRRGTWVYYRARPGILRQLAALLSVEPAPSSQA
- a CDS encoding flavin-containing monooxygenase, whose protein sequence is MTSEPVIIIGGGQSGLAAARAALTAGLRPVVLEAGSEPVGSWPDYYDSLTLFSPARYSALPGMPFDGDPDRYPRRDEVTAYLRRYAQTVDVDIRTRSRVTAVRPRRDGGYLVHTDAGDELGAVGVVAASGSFGNPYLPTLPGQDDYAGDLRHVAHYRQPEAYAGKRVVVVGAGNSAVQVAYEIAAHARVTLATREPVRFLPQRLGGRDLHHWLRVTGADRLPRRVLTRLVRHATVLDTGVYRDALASGLLSRRDMFTAFTPDGVSWADGTPEPVDAVIFATGYRPDVAYLKPLGALDHGAPRQVGGISTTHPGLVYLGLEFQRSFASNTLRGVGRDAAHVMTALAAHVSRRPRQRRQRKADVASHLGSGAQR
- a CDS encoding ArsR/SmtB family transcription factor, with product MSDATAGQPIGASPPARAGGVPVGLAPQTQEFLKALGSPTRQRIMMLFAQGAELSVGEVAERTGISQATASQQLTLLRRGRVVTSRRDGKTVYYRADRGGALAALAELQSYLATCC
- a CDS encoding PEP/pyruvate-binding domain-containing protein produces the protein MDSNLTVVDLAQASPVDRAVIGGKAAVLADLTAAGFPVPPGIVVTAAALDDPQLDGRLAAGVEGLGGNRFAVRSSGAAEDLPDASYAGLYETYLNVPADGLGEAVRRCFAAAGSERVTAYHQRHGGATAAMAVLVQVMVDPVAAGVAFTAHPVTGDRDQTIVAAVAGLGDPLVSGETTGEEWTVTASRTAMTRSGPGGGRVLADGQADAVAELSCRIADRYDGRPQDVEWAIDRAGQLWLLQARPMTAVPEPVSWTAPGPGLWMRNFRLGEWLPEAVTPLFASWLLPVLEDGYLDGMYGSVGVRVPFRYALVNGWYYNATPIPSSKLLAGVLWQGRTRAVKILLNALIRVSYDPDAADRVVLSELERTWREQQLPGYRRVVATAEAQVDTASPRRLAELVDALGQEAGIYLWYLAIVGGSAWKMEACLTRFVRRHLIDVLPDDEGGAQVLLRGLPGAQPVPGAHAVQSIDWYHPVAGELATGQPPRAGDRYRSLAEQRVVAEQRCRAALADRPRLLADFDRLLKVNQRYAVIREEQAREFTLAWPVLRACTARLGRHLADLGAIEQPDDIHFCNRDEMTTAIAGDPGQLSAKAAERRALWQRQRRLTAPLTLGRPARLIGDVIERAVQQARGTTETAEGAIVGHPASAGRATGEVAIVHGPEDFDGFADGQVLVAKATAPAWTPLFSRAAAVVTDGGTLAAHASLVAREYGIPAVVGTGDATQRLRPGQLVTVDGTAGTITLHT
- a CDS encoding PadR family transcriptional regulator, with protein sequence MRWDTTGKKEPQVLPMRPELLKGHLDALLLAVLEPGPQHGYAVIEALRASSDGALDLPTGTVYPALHRLERAGLIASDWQTVGGRRRRAYHLTPAGHAALGEQRAVWDHFSTAVTAVLGRRAWPATA